Proteins from a genomic interval of Macrobrachium nipponense isolate FS-2020 chromosome 33, ASM1510439v2, whole genome shotgun sequence:
- the LOC135202811 gene encoding uncharacterized protein LOC135202811 codes for MIRAILIFLLGAAASLCSSLEDGSGNSPAEGVDGGRLLARQVTKPTTPNQILDAIADRAAAKMAGLKWNISKAMNDSYSVFPLQVNLPVATASEEFTITNAVITGLGSLRRSKSASFNPLKTVLLGTLVLDNICITANYTLVFQSLGAAPAQDLKGGRGGGGGLKECVTKLFADLQVALSRPLVPQRLLNYVVRSGHDELKSMAGLDQKGMAPIHEAGARRALRDVLEKTMNTDVKGMVTQAILSMKAGM; via the exons ATGATTCGAGCCATCCTCATCTTCCTCCTGGGAGCAGCAGCATCCCTGTGTTCCTCTCTGGAAGATGGCAGTGGAAATTCTCCCGCAGAGGGTGTTGACGGCGGGCGATTGCTAGCCCGCCAGGTGACGAAGCCCACCACTCCCAACCAGATTCTCGACGCCATAGCCGACCGGGCCGCCGCCAAGATGGC GGGACTGAAATGGAACATCTCGAAGGCCATGAATGACAGCTACAGCGTCTTCCCCCTTCAGGTCAACCTTCCGGTGGCCACGGCCAGCGAGGAGTTCACGATCACCAACGCCGTTATCACGGGGCTGGGCAGCCTCCGGCGTTCCAAGAGCGCCTCTTTCAATCCCTTGAAG ACGGTACTCCTAGGAACACTTGTACTGGACAACATCTGCATCACAGCCAACTACACCCTGGTCTTCCAAAGCCTGGGCGCCGCCCCTGCGCAGGACCTGAAGGgcggtcgggggggggggggggggttgaaggaGTGCGTGACCAAGCTCTTCGCCGACCTCCAAGTCGCCCTCTCCAGGCCACTCGTGCCCCAGAGACTCCTCAACTACGTCGTCAGGTCAGGCCACGACGAGCTCAAGTCCATGGCTGGGTTGGACCAGAAGGGCATGGCGCCAATTCACGAGGCCGGCGCCCGCAGGGCCCTTCGGGATGTCCTGGAGAAGACCATGAACACAGACGTCAAAGGCATGGTCACCCAGGCCATCCTGAGTATGAAGGCGGGAATGTAG